The Sesamum indicum cultivar Zhongzhi No. 13 linkage group LG2, S_indicum_v1.0, whole genome shotgun sequence genome contains a region encoding:
- the LOC105156416 gene encoding uncharacterized protein LOC105156416: protein MKISISSGGKKRISSRGLSGVFREQRAKLYIIRRCVVMLLCYHD from the coding sequence ATGAAGATCAGCATCAGCAGCGGCGGCAAGAAAAGGATCTCGAGCAGAGGGCTCAGCGGAGTCTTCAGGGAACAAAGGGCTAAGCTCTACATCATCAGACGATGCGTCGTCATGCTACTTTGCTACCACGACTGA